A window of the Brassica oleracea var. oleracea cultivar TO1000 chromosome C1, BOL, whole genome shotgun sequence genome harbors these coding sequences:
- the LOC106308669 gene encoding protein ECERIFERUM 26-like, with protein sequence MFAKEKTVMEENRVRLICTRTVVSTKPVEQGRVYRFSVFDHVMEPNHIRLVYYYQSSRTREPGEITKKLRESLAYTLNCYPIVTGRLVKETDGTEENRWKVKSNDAGVRMIEARATGTVEEWRRSVNREEELKLVHWEDMYHLPYYWSTFYVQVTEFESGGLAIGLSCTHLLADPVCAMMFIRTWADLTLTRNMMTPPLFHSLPPRRFASHKLSSNQLLSHYIKSCSLTAPPPNLTEDYMVTITLLFPDPMVHVSENEPGLSAFEILAGLFCVCMSRAKGKRNELTDMSLCLDVRKLLRLDQSYFGNCMVYHKVHYPQPVKTKDRLLLLSYVVQEIHNVTKGLDYHAVMDLVEWLGSNNNNPISNGSDLVCTNLENMGNPRPMMFEEDLILSHVSCYVEGHVAGGGQIIVLPSPSGERPMSRVVMVSLPQREMVKVLEDELLQSFSPVLLMETTKQINQ encoded by the exons ATGTTTGCCAAAGAGAAGACAGTAATGGAGGAGAACCGGGTGAGACTCATATGCACACGAACCGTAGTGAGCACGAAACCGGTTGAACAAGGGCGAGTGTACCGGTTCTCAGTATTCGACCACGTTATGGAACCGAATCACATCCGTCTAGTATACTATTACCAGTCTTCCAGAACAAGAGAACCGGGAGAAATCACTAAAAAACTAAGGGAATCATTAGCGTATACTCTCAATTGTTATCCAATTGTAACCGGGAGATTGGTTAAGGAAACTGATGGTACGGAAGAGAACCGGTGGAAGGTGAAGAGCAACGACGCCGGGGTGAGAATGATTGAGGCGAGAGCTACCGGGACGGTTGAGGAATGGCGTAGGAGTGTAAATAGAGAGGAAGAGCTTAAGCTTGTTCATTGGGAGGACATGTATCACCTTCCTTATTATTGGTCTACCTTTTATGTTCAG GTAACTGAGTTTGAGAGTGGTGGGTTAGCTATTGGGTTAAGTTGTACACATCTATTAGCTGATCCAGTTTGTGCAATGATGTTTATTCGAACCTGGGCAGATTTGACACTGACTCGAAACATGATGACTCCACCACTCTTCCACTCACTCCCACCTCGCAGGTTCGCTAGCCATAAGCTCTCTAGCAACCAACTTCTTAGTCATTACATCAAATCTTGCTCCCTAACAGCTCCACCTCCAAACCTAACGGAGGATTATATGGTTACTATTACCCTTCTGTTCCCGGATCCGATGGTCCATGTTAGCGAGAACGAGCCAGGGCTTTCAGCATTTGAGATCTTGGCTGGACTCTTTTGTGTATGTATGAGTCGAGCCAAAGGGAAGAGGAATGAGCTTACAGACATGTCCTTGTGCTTAGACGTTAGGAAACTATTGCGTTTAGACCAAAGTTATTTCGGTAACTGCATGGTTTATCACAAGGTTCACTATCCCCAACCAGTAAAAACGAAAGATAGGTTATTATTATTATCTTACGTTGTTCAAGAGATTCATAACGTAACGAAGGGACTAGACTACCACGCGGTCATGGATTTGGTCGAGTGGCTTGGTAGCAACAATAACAATCCGATATCCAACGGTTCGGATCTCGTGTGTACTAATCTAGAGAATATGGGGAATCCACGTCCAATGATGTTCGAGGAGGATTTGATATTAAGCCACGTATCTTGCTATGTTGAAGGGCATGTAGCTGGAGGTGGACAGATCATAGTGCTTCCTTCACCGTCTGGTGAGAGACCAATGAGCCGAGTTGTTATGGTCAGTCTTCCTCAAAGAGAAATGGTTAAGGTTTTAGAGGATGAGCTTCTTCAAAGCTTTTCTCCTGTTTTACTTATGGAAACTACAAAACAAATAAATCAATAA
- the LOC106327236 gene encoding probable disease resistance protein At4g33300, producing MAVSDFFVGEIATELLKQLFMISARAWRYKSMADNLIILIENIQPTIREIHYSGVELPAHHQAQIRMLFETLDKGKNLTEKVLSCNRWNMFQHVYLLKKMEKLEKTLSSFLKAPILTNILADVHLLRANADECSLDVDNNLA from the coding sequence ATGGCCGTCAGTGATTTTTTCGTCGGTGAAATAGCGACAGAGCTCCTGAAGCAGCTCTTTATGATATCAGCCAGAGCATGGAGATACAAAAGCATGGCTGACAACCTCATTATCTTGATCGAGAACATTCAACCGACAATCAGGGAGATCCACTACAGTGGCGTTGAGCTTCCTGCTCACCATCAAGCTCAAATCCGTATGCTCTTTGAGACTCTTGACAAGGGCAAGAACCTCACGGAAAAAGTCTTAAGCTGCAACCGCTGGAATATGTTTCAACATGTATACCTTTTAAAGAAGATGGAGAAGCTAGAGAAGACACTCTCTAGTTTCCTTAAGGCTCCTATTTTAACCAACATCCTCGCTGATGTTCATCTTCTCAGGGCAAATGCTGATGAATGTTCCCTTGACGTTGACAATAACCTCGCTTGA
- the LOC106327243 gene encoding LOW QUALITY PROTEIN: WD repeat-containing protein 75 (The sequence of the model RefSeq protein was modified relative to this genomic sequence to represent the inferred CDS: deleted 2 bases in 1 codon; substituted 1 base at 1 genomic stop codon): MIRGGRNCITSSPAFSNDAKKLLLCTANSVSIFSVATGLKVASLEGHTAPVTTVIVDPILPEDCWTASLDGKIRFWDFSVPSLTLAFDIHLPIYSMVMFTCRPSRSLIAYVSVEEYSSVSKDLFGQIRRVSLLDEPLLSGDTLKEMEEPKSIVMSPSGEFFGVCHGCKIHIWSTSVGKMAKGTTLHHTQLITVFAFHPTKRVLAVGDATGRVLIWKDIGDVKLTSVKSEDAAESSCTAFNWHSDEVTVLNFSSDGASLYSGSKEGALVVWELDTEKKQVLPMMESPLLYFISSSDPTLSSAICADSXIHILKMPSMEILRTIPGIKPRILDRFGFISYVKTMLISLTRTVSIDPSSGIAAFSTANHCVQLYNLLSDTEVTEIQVCKRDHQPEDDGVRVAVTAIALSRNGSLMTTAEASFAEGNLSGGLVSLKFWVFVPDKKTFSISTVINQPHSEAAITAIDLNSRHSMAVSISSAGDFKTWVCNSDKNLTAEDSNWICHGVGSYKRKQITAATFCPDGSLLALAATTVITIWNPLTTELLFVFRKLHTPVLQLSFAGIGFLVAASCCPHAPPHLSVYDLMTLDLSWSYRLSIEAIATKERSSYFAVLAWLPDLSVKANEEIFRERCGKDGAILLFDTSCPKPVAIWTVMEASGGSLSFVEDSEKSQTLLAYVNRSNEYVLFDPYSDETLETSAKDYEVLLEAISKKRKRSRKKTLLAERPWETKFCGSTLSIPPFRDACSAFFASKMGKKICERVEMHPDSHSL, encoded by the exons ATGATTCGCGGCGGAAGAAACTGCATCACTTCCTCCCCTGCCTTCTCAAACGACGCAAAGAAGCTTCTTTTATGCACTGCCAACTCCGTCTCCATCTTCTCCGTCGCCACTGGCTTAAAGGTTGCTTCCCTGGAGGGTCACACAGCACCAGTGACGACTGTGATTGTTGACCCCATCCTCCCCGAAGACTGCTGGACGGCGTCGCTCGATGGAAAGATTCGTTTTTGGGACTTCTCCGTGCCGAGTCTTACGCTAGCATTTGATATCCACCTTCCCATTTACTCTATG GTGATGTTTACATGTCGACCGTCACGTAGCCTGATTGCTTATGTTTCGGTTGAGGAGTACTCAAGTGTCTCCAAAGATTTGTTTGGACAAATCAGGAGAGTTAGTCTCTTGGATGAGCCTCTTCTTAGTGGTGACACTTTAAAAGAG ATGGAAGAACCAAAAAGTATTGTTATGAGTCCATCTGGAGAGTTTTTCGGCGTCTGTCACGGCTGCAAAATACATATATGGAGTACTTCTGTTGGGAAGATGGCTAAGGGGACTACATTACATCACACACAGTTGATTACTGTTTTTGCCTTTCATCCCACTAAGAGAGTGTTAGCAGTGGGAGATGCAACAGGAAGAGTGTTGATTTGGAAGGATATTGGTGATGTAAAACTTACTTCAGTGAAAAGTGAAGATGCTGCTGAGTCTTCTTGCACTGCTTTTAACTGGCATTCCGATGAAGTGACCGTCCTTAACTTCTCTTCGGATGGAGCATCTTTGTATTCTG GGAGTAAAGAAGGGGCTCTTGTTGTTTGGGAGCTAGATACAGAGAAGAAGCAAGTTTTGCCAATGATGGAGTCTCCCTTGCTGTATTTCATCTCCTCTTCAGATCCAACTCTTTCCTCT GCGATTTGTGCAGATAGTTAGATTCATATTCTCAAAATGCCTTCCATGGAGATATTGAGAACGATTCCTGGAATCA AACCTCGGATATTAGATCGCTTTGGATTTATAAGCTACGTCAAGACGATGCTTATCTCCCTCACCAGAACTGTGTCCATTGATCCCTCTTCCGGTATAGCTGCTTTCTCCACAGCGAATCACTGTGTTCAACTCTACAACCTCTTAAGTGACACTGAGGTTACAGAG ATTCAAGTTTGCAAGAGAGATCATCAACCAGAGGATGATGGAGTCCGG GTTGCAGTGACAGCAATTGCTCTCTCCCGGAATGGCTCACTGATGACTACAGCTGAGGCCAGTTTTGCTGAAGGAAACCTCAGCGGAGGCTTAGTTTCTCTCAAGTTTTGGGTGTTTGTACCAGACAAGAAAACATTCAGCATATCCACAGTCATAAACCAACCTCACAG TGAAGCTGCTATCACAGCTATTGACCTTAACTCGCGCCATTCCATGGCTGTTAGTATATCTTCTGCTGGGGACTTCAAGACTTGGGTTTGCAATAGTGACAAGAATCTGACAGCAGAGGATTCAAACTGGATATGTCATGGAGTTGGCTCTTATAA GAGAAAGCAAATAACAGCTGCCACTTTTTGTCCTGATGGTTCTCTTCTGGCTCTTGCGGCTACAACAGTTATTACCATCTGGAACCCGTTAACGACTGAACTCTTGTTTGTATTTAGAAAGCTTCATACG CCAGTTTTGCAACTCTCATTCGCTGGAATAGGCTTCCTTGTTGCTGCATCCTGTTGTCCTCATGCCCCGCCGCACTTATCTGTCTATGATTTGATGACGTTGGATTTATCATGGTCATATAGATTATCCATAGAAG CTATTGCCACCAAAGAGAGGTCATCATACTTTGCAGTTTTAGCATGGCTTCCGGATTTGTCTGTAAAAGCTAACGAAGAGATCTTTCGT GAAAGATGTGGGAAAGATGGAGCTATCCTTTTGTTTGATACGTCATGCCCTAAACCGGTAGCTATTTGGACTGTAATGGAG GCCAGTGGAGGATCGCTTTCATTTGTGGAAGACAGTGAAAAGTCTCAGACGCTTCTTGCGTATGTAAACAGGAGCAATGAATATGTTCTTTTCGATCCTTATAGCGATGAAACTCTTGAGACTAGCGCCAAGGATTATGAGGTTCTTCTTGAAGCAATTAGCAAGAAGAGGAAGAGATCAAGAAAGAAAACATTGCTGGCGGAGAGACCTTGGGAGACCAAGTTTTGCGGTTCAACGCTCAGTATCCCGCCTTTCAGGGACGCTTGCTCTGCTTTCTTTGCTTCCAAGATGGGGAAAAAGATTTGTGAGAGAGTAGAGATGCATCCTGATAGCCATAGCCTCTGA